The genomic DNA atttagataaaaaaaaagccAGTAAACACGTGATAAAAACTAAGGATACTGAATAAAGCAGTACAGTCTTTGCCAGCTGCCTTCATAATCATATCCTCACCTGTCAAAAGAAATGATAAGCTAAATCTATTACTACTTAATAAGAAAAAGGGGGAAGAAAATATAGTTGATTCGTGTAAATTGTATATGACTATTAGGAGAGTACTCAGTTAACTCAACATGAGTTGAACTTGTAAACTTATTGGGCCTAACTTGGATGCAGTATGTAAATCTGTAAATATCTCCAAGTCATTTTAGTTTCCAAATTTGTCCTGACAAACAGTCAGTAGTTACTCCAATATATAGCCTCAAGAAGATCGGCATAAACCAAGATGGTGCAATTTTCATAGACTTAGTGATTGAAAAATGGCAAGAAGAATGTAGAagttaaatatattatatatgtgCATGATAAGTCATAATCAATAGGCATCCATCCCAAAGAAGTAAAACTTGGAGAGAAATTCTGAGAGAATCTGCAATATAATGTTAAATTACTATAAGGATGTTCTGTGCTACCTATTTCACATAAGATTACACAAAAATGATCTCATAACAAGTTGCAGAATCAAGTAATGTTGCATACCACCAGGATGAAACTTCATGTATGGGGAAATATTGTAAACACGGCCTTTTAGAACTGTCCAAATAGAACCACCAGTTTTATGCTGCTTAACTTCATCCAGAGTAATTAGCCTGCAGTTTGATCGTCCCTTAAGCCCTAAAATGGTCATAATGACAAATAAATtaagagaaaagaatgaaaatcaTCAGAGCAGAGATACATATAAAAGTATATGTGCAACTTCAAAATTTCAGAACCAACATTTTAGGGAGAAAAGTAGAAAGATATATATACTGTGTAGTGAACTATGAACTAAGCTATCTAGTAACTAATATGCTAGGGAGAGTTGCCCAAGTATACCCCCAAGCATAGTAAAGAAGGATATGACTGATTAATTTATCATGATCAAACATCCAGGAAAGCTTGCCTGAAATTGTACCAGTAGAGGAACCATTTTAAGTGAGAAATGAAAGAACAACTTCATAGATTGGTTATGCATGCATAACAAGCAGTATCTGTTAACATTAAATTACAAAGTGCAATACATATTAGATTCACTGCAACATTATGGATGAATTCTAATAATGTTCGTGTTTTTTGTTCAGGAGAGATATCATCCCATTCTTTTCTATTGGTTCATCATTTTGATAGAAATGTATTGATCCACGTGCCTATATTGATCCATGTGCAAAAATTGATTACTCGGCCATTATATTATCTGCAATTTCCCAGACTAAATGTAATCCTTTTAACCCCAAATTGGTTCAGtcgtataaaaatattaataaaaaatgatttgaaaagaaaaaaataattttaatttttttaagttgaaatttGAGCACCATTCCACACCCATTGCAGGCAAAAGTGACTTTTCCGTCCAAATATGGTGGAAGCAATATAAAACTAGGAAAAGAGTTTCTATAGTCTTATTTCTTTCTTAGATAACTTTCCTCGTCGAAAACATGCAGAGTTAATAGATTATTAGGTATAGTGGGTTTAATTCCAAATTGGTACTTCTAGATTTAGAAATTTATCATCAACTCCATACATATATACACAATAGGTATCTTTAATGAAAACaatacaatatttttccctaaacATAACAATATCCTTTACTCTTATTACAACTTAACATGGAAACTAGAATCTGGACTTGACCAAAGCCCATATGACTCTGACTATCTGCAATTAATGTACATTAAATAGTAACAAACAGCTATTGTTTGgcgtagggatgtaaatgaaccaaacagtTCGTGAGTTATTCGGAGCTCGGTTCGGTAAAAAACTCGTtcaagttcgttcgtttatcttatcgagctaagctcgagcttaaggatattcggctcgtgagctcgcgaacatgttcgtttgtaGGCTCACGAGCCAAAAAAAATGAGTCTTAAATCGagccaaaaatgagctctaaaacgaatcAAAAAATGAGTTCTAAAACAAACCTTAAAACGAActttaaaacgagccaaaaaaaacgagctctaaaatgagtctgaaaacgagcccgagctcacttaacgaattaggctcgttaactatgataatcgagttaataacgagccaagctcgaactgttcgcaagcttgataattctaaaacgagccaagctcgagccttgtaataaaagttcGATTCGAGCTCAAGCCGAGctagctcgagcccgaatataacttaaacgagccgagctcgagcctaatactgttcggctcgatTCGGCTGATTTTCATCCTTAGTTTGGCATATCAAAATGGGGGGATGAAAATTGATACAACATCAATCATCATTCTGAACCGAACTAAACACTACACGAGCAAAAGTCTACAGACATAGTGGTCTAACAATGTTGGCAAACATCCTAAAGTACCTCAAAACAACTTATCATGGAACTGGATCAACAAGAAAAGGTATGCTACCTATCATCTACACAGATTTGATTGAATTAAAACAGATCATGATTTCggaattagattaaaattaaacaGATAGTGACATGTTAAAAccgattaaaaaaacaaaaatgtgCTAAAAGATCCTTTCACTCTTTTGTTATAGATGAATATACAACAAGAATATATGAAGATAGTGCAGCCAAAGAATAGAAGATGACGGGCTGCATAAATTACAATAATGGAAGACAATGGAAAATAGCTAATTAAAACAAAATCTAACCAAATATATGTAGTATCAAATTATGAGCATACACCAAAAGGTAGCACCTATGTTCCAATAATTCAACACCAGtaactataaaaaaatataaatagaatGAGAGAAGAGCAAAGAACGATAAGATATTAGGATGATCATGATGTTCTAAAATCAATGGTGTTGATTCAATAAAGGGTGGCATGACATGCTTGGTAAGGCATGGTATTTGAGGGCAGGGCACCTGTATCAAGGAAGACATGGCCAAATCACCAAAAACTCTAATATCCAAAAAGACAAAAGGAAACTAGATAGCTCGCCTCCTCCCGAGGTGGAGGGTGTCTCAATCCATTATATATCTTGCCTCGGAAATTATCTTATAAGCACAGGCATCCATGCCAATGGATGACACCAGCTGATTGGAAATTGAAATCGTTTAGATTTAAATTGAGCTATATGGTGAGAAAAGAGTAGTAAATGCGTCATCTATCATCAAAAATCTtcctagaaaattttatttagaaattcTTCAGTAAATCTTTACATTGTAAAAAGTTTAATGCATATCCTGAAACCAAAGTAGGAAATTCCATAAGCATTACTCACTCTTTATATTACTAGTCATTTATGCTATTAAGGCAGCGCGAGGCTTCTCTCCCTTCCATTCACCTCCAAATAGAAATgagaatatatttttaatttctttggtTACTAACTGGTTGTTAAGAGGATGCACTTAATAGACAGACACTTCCTAGTCCTTAGGCAAAGAAGTAGGGAATGTATGCTCATTATGGTTACAACAAACAAGTGCTCCTTAGGGGAAGGAGTATGAGTGGTATTGAGATAATGCAAGCAAATCCCACCTTAAGGATGTATAAGCCCTTTTACTCCAACTTAAGGAAGGCACTTCATATTCCTTACAGACAAGGAGTCCAGAGTGTCTGTATCATTCGTTCCCTGACTGTAGCAATCATTGAAATGACTTTAGCCTATGAACATGCCTAAAAAGTTAGCAATAAGAAATGCATTATTAAGACCATTTGTTCTTGTATTTTTCTCTAGCTATGATAGGTTTTTCAATCTTTTTCCACCAAGATTTTGTCTTCTCACATCCCCTCACTAGTGCTTTGTGGATAACGATCTGCAcagacataaaaaaaaataagggaaagAAATACCTGCAAGATCAGGATGTCTACGAGTAATCTTTAACCAATCCATTTGGCTGTACCCCTTTTCAAATGGAACCTTAGCTCTCGCTACAGGTTTTTTCACTACTGGTTTCTGTTCCTGTGATGCATGTTCCAAATCTTTTGCCCCTCTAACTTGTTCCGGTATCATTAGTTTAGTTAGCTTGTCATTTGCAATTGCTGTTTTACTTGAATTATGAGATGAAGACACATCAGATTTCTCTTGTAAAGTTGCATTGTCTCGAGAAGTATCACCTGGCACTGGATTTCTGTCTGTTCTCAAACCACATGAAGGATTGTCTTCAAGAACAATCTTATTAATATCAGGAATTGCTTTAGGAGACTCTATGTTGTCGTCTTGAACTTCTAAACCAACCTACAAATGAGAAACAGGTAAGATGCTTAGAAATTTTTGTACAACTTTCGTTAATTCAGAAGGATTGGAAATTCAAATTCTGAACTTATCCATTTTATGAAAAATGAAGTATTAGGTTATAGGCATAGCAGTAGAACAAGCTTTGAGGGTTGCAGAGCATATTTCA from Zingiber officinale cultivar Zhangliang chromosome 4A, Zo_v1.1, whole genome shotgun sequence includes the following:
- the LOC121970355 gene encoding cytochrome b5 domain-containing protein RLF-like, with translation MVDSSDFTFCQVGLEVQDDNIESPKAIPDINKIVLEDNPSCGLRTDRNPVPGDTSRDNATLQEKSDVSSSHNSSKTAIANDKLTKLMIPEQVRGAKDLEHASQEQKPVVKKPVARAKVPFEKGYSQMDWLKITRRHPDLAGLKGRSNCRLITLDEVKQHKTGGSIWTVLKGRVYNISPYMKFHPGGEDMIMKAAGKDCTALFNKYHAWVNAEFLLEKCLVGILDPN